From Propionispora vibrioides, a single genomic window includes:
- a CDS encoding EamA family transporter has protein sequence MNVFRSLSYPILLALLAVYFAWGGTYLAMRIAVETMPPFLLAGIRFITAGLLLYLWEMLKGTKTPTKYHWRNAAISGGMMLLGGNALVAWAEQTVSSGIAALIVATVPLWMTLFAWLRYGESKPTLHILAGLGLGFLGQILLISNSWNSAGYHTAPLTGYLVLTLAALFWAAGSVYSRKAQLPASSFMSIALQNIAGGGLCLLVGLLAGEPAKLQLASLSVSSLLALAYLIFIGSLIGFSAYIWVLKKAEPSLVSTYAYVNPLVAVFLGYVFADEPLTAHIALAAGIIVLAVILITKTPKPAHRPSPSTGCPFSGLDGEGI, from the coding sequence TGCCTGGGGCGGAACCTATCTGGCCATGCGTATTGCGGTGGAAACCATGCCTCCCTTTCTGTTGGCAGGCATCCGCTTCATCACAGCCGGGCTGTTGCTATATCTATGGGAAATGCTCAAAGGCACCAAAACGCCAACAAAATACCACTGGCGCAACGCTGCGATCAGTGGCGGCATGATGCTGCTAGGCGGCAATGCCTTGGTCGCCTGGGCTGAACAAACGGTTTCCTCCGGCATTGCCGCGCTCATCGTGGCCACCGTACCTTTATGGATGACCTTATTCGCCTGGTTGCGGTACGGAGAGTCCAAGCCGACTCTGCATATTCTTGCCGGCTTGGGACTGGGTTTTCTGGGACAAATCCTGCTGATAAGCAACTCGTGGAATAGTGCCGGCTATCACACTGCGCCGCTTACCGGCTATCTTGTTTTGACTTTGGCCGCACTGTTCTGGGCGGCAGGCTCCGTCTATTCCCGCAAGGCCCAGTTGCCGGCTTCTTCCTTTATGTCGATAGCACTTCAGAATATTGCCGGCGGCGGCTTATGCCTGCTGGTTGGCCTGTTGGCCGGTGAACCGGCAAAATTGCAGTTGGCCAGTCTTTCAGTTTCTTCTCTGCTGGCTTTAGCCTATTTAATTTTCATCGGTTCACTGATCGGCTTTAGCGCCTATATCTGGGTACTGAAAAAGGCCGAACCTTCCCTCGTTTCCACCTATGCCTACGTCAATCCCTTAGTGGCTGTATTTCTGGGCTATGTTTTTGCCGACGAGCCACTCACGGCACATATCGCCCTGGCCGCCGGCATAATCGTACTGGCCGTCATCTTAATTACCAAAACACCCAAACCCGCACACCGGCCCTCCCCCAGCACTGGCTGCCCGTTTTCCGGCCTGGACGGTGAGGGAATATAA